In Desulfobacter hydrogenophilus, the genomic stretch AGGGTTTCCAGTACCTTAATGCAACGGTCAATGTCTTCAAGTATCGATTTTTCATCTTCCGGGGCGGTCTGCTCCGGACAAAGGGTTTCCACGATATCGGCTTCCTTTTATAAGCATAGAAAAATGGCAATTATTATAGCTGATTATAGAATTTGTCAACCCAAGGATGGATTCGTTAACGATCGGCTTTAATTATTATGAAAAAAAAGGGCCGGCAGTATAACATCTGACTGCCGGCCCTGTATCTGCTCGAACAGAGTCTTACTACATGGCGCTTTCAGGATGGAAGACGTTTACCTCTTTAAGGTCATCTTTCAAGTATTCCCTTTCATTGGGTCCGAGAATACCCAACGACAGACTGAGCAAGGTCCATAAATGAACGACGCCATAATGCCCTTCATAATGTTCGCTGAGCTCATGAATCTGCGCATGACAGTTGTGGCAGGCGGCAATGCAGTAATCCGCACCGGTGGCCTTTATTTGATCGTCTTTCACCTTCCCGTAGGTCAAGCGTTCTTCTTTGAAACCAGACTGGAGAGTTCCCCCCCCACCACCGCAACAGTAGTTGTTGGAACGGTTGGGCTGCATATCAATGAAGTTTTCTTCACCTACAATGGATTTGATAACAAAACGCAGATCGTCGGCAATGGGATCTCCATAACTCTTTCTGACAATCTGGCAGGGATCCTGTACCGTGAATTTAATCTTCAGGTCTTTATTCCAGTCGGAACTGGGTTTAAGCCGACCTTCACGGATCCATTTTGCATAGTATTCGTAAATGTTTTTGATTTCTAAGTTTTCAGTATCAAGATTGAATTTTTTCGCTCCGGCCCGGACCGAGAAAGTTACGTGCCCTCACTCGGTATTGAGATACGTCTTACACCCCAAATGCTTGGCCTGATTAATGCTGGTCTCTGTCAGATGTTTCCAGGATTCGTCATCTGCCAGAAACATACAATAGTTTTCACCACCCCATCCTTTGGATCCATAGGTCCAGTTGATTCCGGCGGTATGAAGAATTTTCCATAAGGGGACCATCTCGTCGGGTTCGGTGACCGGTTCCCTGGAGTTCTGGTTAAGGAAGAATTCAGCACCCTCCTTATCAATGGGGGCTTCCATATCTTCAAATTCCGGTTGGGCTTCCTTATACTCTTCGAGAACATCCTCAACCACAAATTCAAAATCTTCCTCTGAGGTACCCATGGCTGAACCGGTATCGTGCATCAAGGCCGCGTCACAGGAACCCAAGATGCCTTTTGGGCGCTCTTCTCTGGGACGTAATGTCCTGGCATTGTAAACAAGCTGGGGAATATCAATTTTCATGGGACAGACATAGATGCAGCGCATGCACATGGTGCACATCCAGGGCCAGTTTGATGCAACAATTTCTTCATCCATGCCCAGGGCAGCCATACGCAAAAATTTTCTGGGGTCCATGCCTGCCAGCCCGGTGGCCGGGCAACCTGATGCGCAGACGCCACATGTCAGGCAGGCATTAAGATTTCCGCCATCGGGCAGAATCTCTTTAACCTTGTCGATAAAAGTTGAGGCCTTTTTCTTTTGGCCCAGTTTGATGACAGTTTCTGCCATGTCGTTTCCTTTCTTAAATACAGTTAAAGGTGAACAATCAGCATGTTAATGGTAGTTGTGGGTTTCCATGATCACCTGGATATCTGTTTTTTCTTTGTTAATGTCAGACAGTTTCCTCATGGTTTACGCCTTATTTCCTTAGGGATTGTTTCTATAATACATTGATTATATTCATCATAATGTTTGCTAAAGAAAAAACCCCATCTATCGGTAAAAAACTATAGCAAATAATAATAGCGAATTCAATTGAATGATCAAAAATTGGTGGTCTGGTTTTAAATACCTTGGTGCCGCGGGTGATTTCTTTAGGTTTGTTTTCTTGTTTTTATATGAAAATTCCAATAAATTGTTTTTTCACTTTTAAATCTAAATTTATAAAAAAGGAAAAAATGTCAATGTTGATCAATCTTCTGATTTTAAGCGTTGCGGTATTTCTGGTGGCCAATTTTTTACCCGGTATTCAGGTTAAACATTTTGGGACGGCCATTATGGTGGCCATTGTCTACAGCCTAATCAATTTTTTCTTTGGCTGGTTGCTGATTCTTTTATCCCTTCCTTTTATAATCATTACATTCGGGCTGTTCAAACTGGTGATCAATGCCGTGCTGCTCTGGCTCACCGATAAAATGCTTGATGATTTTCAAATTAAAGATTTTTTTACAACGTTTATCGCTGCCCTGTGCATCACCCTTGTTGATTCTATTATAAAATGGGGCATGGCATCCATGTGATGCCTGAATATCAGTAACGTCCCAGCACTCTAAGGGTTTCCACCTTTTTTGAAAGGGCGTCCAGTACTGGATTGGAAACCGTGTCATCCAGGTCCGCTTCCAGGTCGGCATAAAACAGGTATTCCCAGGGCTTTCCCGCCACGGGCCGTGATTCCAGTTTGACCAGGTTGATATGGTGGTCGCTAAAAATCTGCATCACTTCAAGCAGGGCGCCCGGGCGGTTGCCGGTTGAAAAGATGATGGAGGTTTTGTCCGCTTTTTTATGTCCCTTAAATTCCCTGGCAATGACGGCAAATCGTGTATAATTCATGGGGTTGTCTTCAATGGATTCGTGGGCCACGTCCATGTCAAAGATTTCAGCGGCCATGGCAGGACCAATGGCGGCCACTGACGGATCAAGTTCTTTGGTCTGTTTTACCGCAGAGACACCTGTACGCACAGGTAAAATTTCAGTCGCTGTCATCTGAACCAGGTAGTTTTGGCACTGGGCAATGACATGGGACGGGGCAAGGATCGTTTTAACAGCCGAAACATCTACGCCCGGATGGGTGATCAGCGCATGTTTGATACGGATGGTCATTTCACCGATAATTTTCAGATTGTGGGTCTGGAGCAGATCATAGTTTTCGTGGACGGATCCGGACAGGGAATTTTCCACAGGTACCACCCCATATGATGCGCTGTTGTTTTTAACGGCAGTGAAGATCTCTTTGAATGACATCATGGTCATTGGGGTGACATCATTTCCGAAATAGGAGAGGCAGGCCTTGTGAGAATAGGTCCCGGGCTCCCCGATAATGGCGCAGGCCGCAGTATTTTGGGTATGGGTGTCGGGGATAAATTCCTTTTTTTTCAGGTAATTAAAATCCAGTTGTTTGCCCACCACCGGTGCAATCACATAAATATCCCTGGTCAGGTTACCGAACTGTTCGGGATAAAGGCTTTGGGGACCGTCGGAAAGGGCCTTGTCCGGGTCGCTGTGAACCTCAATCATCAGGGCATCGGCACCTGCTGCCACTGCGGCCCGGGCCATGGGTGCCACCTTTTCACGGATGCCGGTGGCATGGCTGGGATCAATGACAATGGGCAGGTGGGTAAGCTTTTTTAAAACCGGGATGGCAGACAGGTCCAGGGTATTTCTGGTATAGGGCTCAAAGGTTCTGATACCCCGTTCACACAGGATGATATTGGTGTTGCCTCCAGCGGCAATATATTCGGCAGACATGAGCCATTCCTGGATGGTGGCTGCAAGACCGCGTTTGAGCACCACAGGCTTGCTCATTTTACCGGCACATTTGAGCAGTTCAAAGTTCTGCATATTCCGGGCCCCGATCTGGACCACATCCACGTATTTTTCCATGAGCTCTGCCTGGGCCGGAGAGGTCATTTCGGTCACCACGCCAAGGCCGGTCTCTTCCCGGACCTGGGCCAGAATTTTTAAGCCCTCTTCTTCAAGTCCCTGGAAAGAGTACGGAGATGACCGGGGTTTATACGCCCCGCCCCGGAACAGGACGGCCCCGTATTTTTTCACTTCACGTGCAATGGTCATGGCCTGGTCGCGGCTCTCAACAGCGCAGGGTCCTGCAATGATGGCAATGCGGTCGCCGCCCACGGTCACCGCCCCGGCCTTGACCAGGGTGTCTTCGGCTTTAAATTCCCGGCTGACAAGTTTGTGGGCCGTGGAAATGGGTACGGCCGTTTCCACACCATCAAGATCTGCATAAGCATCCGCATTTCGTTTCACCCGTGCCGCTGTGATGCCGATGATCCGTCTGCCGGCATCTGTGATCCGGCTTACAATACATCCGTCGGTTGCAAGGGATGCGTCGATGGCAGCCTGCTGTGCGTTTGTTATTGTCGATTCAAGTATCAGTTTCATCCGCTGAAATTCTCCTTTTCCCAGGCTCTTAGGCACTGACGTTTGGTAAAAAAACAAAAACCCCGGAAAAAATCTTCCCGGGGCCTTGGGCCTGAAAACAAAAAGGCCCCGGGTGGTCTTACCGTCCACCCGGGGCCTGTATATGTAGAATTTACATAAAGCTAAACCGGATGAACGCCCCTAAAATAAAAGAAGCGTCCAAAATTAAAAAAGAAATTGTCAGTTTCGATCATTCTCATTTTTCGGTCAGCCTTTAAAGCATTAAAAAATAATGCGACACTAACAGCGACCCAAGGCCATGTCAAGGTGAAATACATTAAGTTTATTTTCTGTTTTTCATTCAAAGCATGCACAAATTATGATACCAAAATATTCATAACAGCGTTGGATAATACCAGGTCAACGACTGGGAAAAAGAAGGTGAAAGCAATGATGGAGTTAGATGATATTCGCAGTGGTGTCGGGTTTTTCAAAGAGGTTGTAAACTGGGTTCAATCTCTGATTGACAAAGAAAAGCGAAAATATTTGGGTGCTATCTTTTCCAACCGCCAAACAGATGAAGATGCAGGTGGAAGATTTCCTGGCCCCCGCCTTTTTCTACATTAAATAGCAGCTTGTATCCGGATTTGTCTATGCCCTCTTTCAGGGCCATCTTTGCGGCCAGGGTGAACAGTCCTCCCACAAGTTGAGTATGCCCAGGTTCAATGTCGTTGACGCTGCGGATATGGATTTTGGGCACTATCAGCAGGTGGACAGGGGCTTGGGGGTGGATATCCCTGAACACTACATAGTCGCTGTCTTCATACAACATGTCGCTGGGCAGTTCATGGTTTGCAATTTTACAGAAAAGACAGTTGTCAGGCATATTTTTTTCTCCTTTTTTTGCGATCAGGCATCAAATAAGCTCATCAATGGCTTCCATGAGATGTTCCATGGCCCTTGTGGCGTTGTCCTGGATGAATATATCCGTTATCCGGTCGGTATATTCCGACGGGTCCGGGTTGATTTCTATAATTGTGGTGCCACCGGCCTTGGCCCTGGAAGGCAGCGTGTTGGCCGGGGCCACCGTGCCTGTGGTGCCGATGAGTATCATGCAATCCGCTTTTTGGGACGCATCAATGGATTTAGACGCCGCATATTGGGGAATGGCTTCCCCGAAAAACACCACATCAGGTTTCATCAAACCACCGCAGGTAAAACAAGTGGGGGGCAGATGATTCATGTCCACCTGGGCCACATTCACTTTTTGCCCGCAGTTCATGCAGATAATTTGTTTTAATGACCCGTGAAATTCGTAAACGTCTGTGTTGCCGGCATCCTTGTGCAGGTTGTCAATATTCTGGGTGATGACTGATTTTAACAGGCCCCGCTGTTCCATCTCAGCCAGAGCATAGTGGGCGGTATTGGGCAGGACATGACCAAACAGATCATAAAAAATATCCCTGATGATCTCCCAGGCCCTGGCCGTGTCCTGGAGAAAATATTCAATTTCAAAAGTTTTGGGATCATATTTATTCCACAGCCCGTTTCTGCCCCGAAACGGCGGGATACCGCTTTCAACGGAGATACCGGCACCGGTAAAGGCCACACAGTAGTGGGAATCAACAATTTGTTTGGCAGCTTCTTGATAAATATTCATAATATATCATTACCTTCCGGGGTTTACACTCGATGATCCAGTTTTTGTTAATTTGACCAACTTCGGCGGTGGAAAAAATTTTTACTCCTCAAAATATATTGTATATTCCTCCGGTTTAAAATTGTTTCCGCCTTGAATTTGAACAAATTCCCTAAAAACTGGATTATCGAGTTTACACTTGCCCAGGGGATTGTTATTTTAATTTCTCTAACGGTTAAAGATAACTAAATTTTGAAATGGCGTAAAGGTAAATCAAAACACAGATGAATGCAGACAAAGGACGATCTTCCGAAATGCAAGATAACCCGGCAGGCACCCTTACCGTGGACCAGGTGGCCGAAAATCTTTCAGCCTTTGCCATTGACAGGGCTGATATTAAATCGCTGTTAGGCGCAATCCCTGAAGGGCATCCCATAGACCTGAACTGTCTGGAATATGAACTGGCCATTCTAAAAATTTTGAGTGTGGGGTGGGGGCTTGCCTTTTTCATGCCGGTAACAGATGTGAACAAGACACCTTTGACCCAGGCATTCTGGGAACAGATTCGGGAGATTTCCAACAATGTGTCAACCTTGACGGAAACCACCACAGGCACCCGCGTTGATTATTTTGGCATACTCAAGGAACGCCTGGATACCTTTGTGAAGCAGATGCAGGAAAACCAGACCGAAGATGCTGATCCCACCAGCATTATGGGCCCTGTATTTGCCGATGCCTGCGGGGCTCCGGATGATCCCATGGTTATCCTTGCCGGAACCAAGATGTTTGCCCTGACCCTGGGGGCGGTCAAAGAGTACCTGGCCGCCGTGAAAATAAAAGATATCACCATTCATTGACTCCCTAAAACAGGTCTCTTTTTTCGTTATGATAAATAACCGGATAAAATTTACGATACAGGCCGTGATCTGGATTAACGTGGTCATGTATGCCGTGTCCCTGCTGTTCTCCCGGGGGGTTCATTTTACCCTGAATCCTTTAAATGCCCTGGCACCGTCCAGCGACGCCCTGATCTTTCTTGGTGCCTCCGGAACCATGGCCTTGGCCTATACCAATGACTGGAGCAGCATTTTCACCGCAAACTGGCTGCACGGCAGTCTGTTGCACATCCTTTTCAACATGCTGGCGCTTCGAACCCTTGTTCCGCTCACGGCAAAGGAGTTTGGGGTATACCGGATGCTGTCCATTTATATCCTTTCCGGTGCAGGTGGTTTTTTTCTTTCCTGTCTGGGCGGTGTGCCTTTGACCATTGGCGCCTCTGCCGGTCTTTGCGGGCTGATTGGTGCCTTGTTTTATTTTGGCTGGTCCCGGGGGGGGAGCTGGGGAAAGATGGTGTTTGATCAGACCAAATCCTGGATTTTCAGCCTGGTGCTTATTGGACTGATCCTGCCGAATATCAACAATTGGGGCCATGGTGGCGGGTTTGCCGCAGGCTTTATCCTGGCATTTCTCTTTGGGTATGAGGAGCGCCGCAGATCAGGGAACATTGATATCCTGATTTGTGCGGGAATGTCCTTGTTCACCTGTCTTCTTCTATTCCGTTCAATTTTTCAAGGCATGGCAGCGATAGTAAAATAAGGGTATTTTACACAAATTTTACAAAGCCTGCTTGCAATCTTTTCCCGGGTCAACTATATGGGGCTCCATGAGTTTGAAACGCGTAGATATTGCTGTGGTCGGCATGTCCGGTATTTTTCCCGGCGCCTGTGATACCCAACAGTTCATTGCCAACGTCATGGCGAAAAAATCCAGTGTAATCCCGGTACCCCAAGACCGGTGGGGAGTGCCGCCTGACATCATGGTGGACAACCGCGCCGGCGCGCCTTTACCGGACCGTGCCTGCAGCCGGTTTGCAGGACTGATTTCCAAATCCGTGTTCAATCCTGCCGATTTAGACTTTTGCGGGGCGGATAAGGCCGGGCATGGTCTTGATAATGATTTTTTCCACGCCCTGGACCCGGTACACCATTTAACCCTTGCCGCCGGCATTGATTTGATTACCCACGCTGGGCTTTCCAAAGAAAGCCGGGGGCGCACAGGGGTTGTGCTGGCTGCCATTGCCCTGCCCACGCCGGGAGCATCACGGCTGACCCATAATCTTTTTTTGACACCCAACCCCGCAATGCCCTCCCGGCAACAGGCCTGGGGCGCCGGTATGCTGTCGGCACCTGCATCTATTCTGGCAAGGGTCTTGGGTTTAAACGGCGGCAGTTTTACCCTGGATGCCGCCTGTGCCTCGTCTTTGTTTTCCATAAAGCTTGCCTGCGAACAATTGCTGTCAGGAAAGGCGGATGCCATGGTGGCCGGCGGGGTTTCCCGGCCTCAGTCCCTTTACACCCAGGTGGGATTTACCCAGCTCCAGGCCCTGTCACCCACGGGTCGGTGCGCCCCCTTTGATCGGGATGCCAATGGTCTGGTGGTGGGGGAGGGTGCAGGAATTGTTCTGCTCAAACGCCTGGATGATGCCCTGGCCTGCCGAGATACCATCCACGCTGTGATCAAAGGATGGGGCGTGAGCAACGATATTGAAGGAAACCTGGTGGCCCCGGCCAGTGAAGGCCAGGTCCGAGCCATGAATAGTGCCTTTGATATGGCCGGTTGGGCCTTTGGTGATATCCAGTACATGGAGTGCCACGGCTCCGGGACCCCCAAGGGGGATCAGGTGGAAGTCCACAGTATCATGCAGATGCTTGAAAAATATCGGTGCATGGACACGGCCTTGTCCATTGGGTCGGTGAAGTCCAACATCGGCCATATGCTGACCGGTGCCGGTGCGGCCGGGTTCATCAAAACGATTATGGCCATGAACCAGGGGCTGCTGCCACCATCCAACAATTTCAATGCCCTGCCCGATGACTCGCCTTTTAAGGATACCGGTGTCAGGGTTCAGGATACGCCCGCTGCCTGGGCACCTGCTGGTGACGGTCAGCCTTTGCGGGCGGCAGTGTCTGCCTTTGGGTTTGGCGGCATCAATGCCCAGATCCTTGTGGAATCTTTTAAGGCCGAATCTCGCCGTTATGCGGTGGGTTTTGCGCCAGCCCCAGCCGAAGAATGCGTTCCCTGCGCCATTGTGGGCATGGGCCTGATATCGGGGGGCGCTGACTGCCTTGGGGATTTTTCCCGGCTTATTTTTGGGGAGAAAACGCCTGTTGGCCGCTCCGGAGAAGCCAGGTGGCGCAGAGCCGATCATCTACCCCCTGAAATTCGCAGGGCTTTAACCCTGTTCATGGATGAGCTGAGTATTGATCTTAAAGATTTCAATATCCCCCCCAATCAGATGAACCAGATTCTGCCCCAGCATCTGATTATGCTTAAATCTGCCATGGCGGCTCTGGCAGATGCCGGTATATCTTCAAAACCTGATGCGTCACAACCGCTCCGGGTAAACATGGGCTGTGCCGTGGGTATTGAATTTGATTTCGGGGCAACGGATTACCACTTAAGATGGCAGATCCAGGGACAGGAAAAAGATGTCTCTAAAGAGTTGCTGGACACCATCGGGCCGTCATTAAATTTTGGTTCAACACTGGGTGCCCTTGGGGGTATCGTGGCGTCCCGCCTAGCCCGGGCATTTAAACTGGGTGGCCCCTGCTTTACCCTGTCTGCGGATGAAGCCTCGGGGCAGACGGCCATTGATATTGCCGTTAAATCCCTGTCCGCAGGGGAGACCGATACCTTTTTATGTGCGGCTGTGGATCTTGCCGCCGACATTAGAAGCTTTACCCGGAATCTGGTCCTGACCGGAGCAGACCCCATGGCCCTGCCTTCGGAAGGCGCTGTGGCCCTGGTGCTCAAACCCCTGGAAGCCGCGCAGAAGGACAATGACCGGATTTATGCCGTGGTCAATGGTGTGGGACGAGCCGGGGGGGCTGCTTTTGCCGGGGAAATCGGTGATCAGGCCCAAGTCTCACGGTCAACGGTTGTTCAAAAGTCCTTACAAATGGCCCTGGATCATGCCGGTATGGACGTCAATGATATTGGGCTTGGTGCCGTGACGCACAGTGCGTCTCATTTTCTGGGGGCAGGGGAGGTGTCTGGACTTGAATTCAACGCCTTTCCGGTTTTCTGCCCGTCTGCTTTGTCAGGCCATACCGGGGCAGCTGCAGGCCTTTTTACCGTTACGGCTGCCGCATTGTGTCTTTATACCCAAAAGTTTCCAGGTCCTTTGTCCAATGCCCCCGGCATTCCCCAAACCGCTGTTGCAGGCTGCCTGACCCGGGATGGTATTGCAGGACACGTTGTATTGTCAGGCCACCAGAATGCAGGGCAGGGTGGGGACACCTTGACCGTTTCGGTGACCCGGGAAAAAAATGGGCATTCACCCACCTGCATAAAAATTCCTGTTACCCGTCCGCCTTTTCCACGGGGTCTGATTGCCACAGAAGCTTTTGATTGCTGCCCTGGACCGCTCGAAGCCCCACTTTCTATCCCCTGTGACACACTTCCAGGACTGCTGGCCCATACCCAGGCGGTGACGGCCAGGGCCCATGAGCGTTTCCTCGAATTATCCGCCCAGAATACCCAGGCTATGGCCGAACAGCTTGCTGTCATTGCCGGCGCAGGGTCAACGGGGTGGCATGCATCAACCGGTCTGGAACCGGTCTGCCCGCTCCAGGAAATTCCTAAGATTCCTGAGGTATTCATGGACCGAAACCAATGCCTTGAATTTGCCGTGGGAAAAGCCGGAAACGTGCTGGGGCCGGATTTCGATATCATTGACACCTACCCGGTCCGGGTGCGGTTGCCGAATGAACCGTTGATGCTGGTGGACCGGATTGTTTCCGTGCATGGAGAAAAACTGTCCTTAACTTCAGGGAAAGTGATTACCCAGCATGATGTGCATGAAAATGCCTGGTACCTGGACGGCGGCAAAGCCCCGGTTTCCATCTCCATTGAAGCGGGCCAGGCGGATCTCTTTCTTTGCTCCTGGTTGGGCATAGACCATGTGGTTAAAGGCAAACGCAAATACCGGCTGCTTGATGCCAAGGTGACGTTCCACCGCAGCCTGCCCGTGCCTGGTGAAACCATTGAATACCACATTGAGATTGACCGTTTTTTAAGGCAGGGGGATATTTATCTTTTCTTTTTTCATTATCAAGGATACATCAATCAGCTGCCCTTTATCTCCATGCGCGATGGGTGCGCAGGCTTTTTCACCGAACAGGAGGTTGAAAATTCCGGCGGCATTATTCTGAAAAATGAAGACAAGGAAATGAATGTACAGGGGGCGCCACCAGCCTGGTTTGCACCGGTGAAGCGGCTAAGCCTGAATGATGAACAGGTGGATGCCCTTCGCACAGGGGATCTTGAAACAGCATTCGGCGCAGATTTTCAAGGAAAGCGCGCCGGAAAAAATCAATGGCTGCCCGGCGGTCCCATGCGCCTGATCCACCGGGTTCTCGACCT encodes the following:
- a CDS encoding SIR2 family NAD-dependent protein deacylase, whose protein sequence is MNIYQEAAKQIVDSHYCVAFTGAGISVESGIPPFRGRNGLWNKYDPKTFEIEYFLQDTARAWEIIRDIFYDLFGHVLPNTAHYALAEMEQRGLLKSVITQNIDNLHKDAGNTDVYEFHGSLKQIICMNCGQKVNVAQVDMNHLPPTCFTCGGLMKPDVVFFGEAIPQYAASKSIDASQKADCMILIGTTGTVAPANTLPSRAKAGGTTIIEINPDPSEYTDRITDIFIQDNATRAMEHLMEAIDELI
- a CDS encoding (Fe-S)-binding protein, producing MAETVIKLGQKKKASTFIDKVKEILPDGGNLNACLTCGVCASGCPATGLAGMDPRKFLRMAALGMDEEIVASNWPWMCTMCMRCIYVCPMKIDIPQLVYNARTLRPREERPKGILGSCDAALMHDTGSAMGTSEEDFEFVVEDVLEEYKEAQPEFEDMEAPIDKEGAEFFLNQNSREPVTEPDEMVPLWKILHTAGINWTYGSKGWGGENYCMFLADDESWKHLTETSINQAKHLGCKTYLNTEUGHVTFSVRAGAKKFNLDTENLEIKNIYEYYAKWIREGRLKPSSDWNKDLKIKFTVQDPCQIVRKSYGDPIADDLRFVIKSIVGEENFIDMQPNRSNNYCCGGGGGTLQSGFKEERLTYGKVKDDQIKATGADYCIAACHNCHAQIHELSEHYEGHYGVVHLWTLLSLSLGILGPNEREYLKDDLKEVNVFHPESAM
- a CDS encoding rhomboid family intramembrane serine protease; its protein translation is MIWINVVMYAVSLLFSRGVHFTLNPLNALAPSSDALIFLGASGTMALAYTNDWSSIFTANWLHGSLLHILFNMLALRTLVPLTAKEFGVYRMLSIYILSGAGGFFLSCLGGVPLTIGASAGLCGLIGALFYFGWSRGGSWGKMVFDQTKSWIFSLVLIGLILPNINNWGHGGGFAAGFILAFLFGYEERRRSGNIDILICAGMSLFTCLLLFRSIFQGMAAIVK
- a CDS encoding histidine triad nucleotide-binding protein, with protein sequence MPDNCLFCKIANHELPSDMLYEDSDYVVFRDIHPQAPVHLLIVPKIHIRSVNDIEPGHTQLVGGLFTLAAKMALKEGIDKSGYKLLFNVEKGGGQEIFHLHLHLFGGWKR
- a CDS encoding beta-ketoacyl synthase N-terminal-like domain-containing protein; translation: MSLKRVDIAVVGMSGIFPGACDTQQFIANVMAKKSSVIPVPQDRWGVPPDIMVDNRAGAPLPDRACSRFAGLISKSVFNPADLDFCGADKAGHGLDNDFFHALDPVHHLTLAAGIDLITHAGLSKESRGRTGVVLAAIALPTPGASRLTHNLFLTPNPAMPSRQQAWGAGMLSAPASILARVLGLNGGSFTLDAACASSLFSIKLACEQLLSGKADAMVAGGVSRPQSLYTQVGFTQLQALSPTGRCAPFDRDANGLVVGEGAGIVLLKRLDDALACRDTIHAVIKGWGVSNDIEGNLVAPASEGQVRAMNSAFDMAGWAFGDIQYMECHGSGTPKGDQVEVHSIMQMLEKYRCMDTALSIGSVKSNIGHMLTGAGAAGFIKTIMAMNQGLLPPSNNFNALPDDSPFKDTGVRVQDTPAAWAPAGDGQPLRAAVSAFGFGGINAQILVESFKAESRRYAVGFAPAPAEECVPCAIVGMGLISGGADCLGDFSRLIFGEKTPVGRSGEARWRRADHLPPEIRRALTLFMDELSIDLKDFNIPPNQMNQILPQHLIMLKSAMAALADAGISSKPDASQPLRVNMGCAVGIEFDFGATDYHLRWQIQGQEKDVSKELLDTIGPSLNFGSTLGALGGIVASRLARAFKLGGPCFTLSADEASGQTAIDIAVKSLSAGETDTFLCAAVDLAADIRSFTRNLVLTGADPMALPSEGAVALVLKPLEAAQKDNDRIYAVVNGVGRAGGAAFAGEIGDQAQVSRSTVVQKSLQMALDHAGMDVNDIGLGAVTHSASHFLGAGEVSGLEFNAFPVFCPSALSGHTGAAAGLFTVTAAALCLYTQKFPGPLSNAPGIPQTAVAGCLTRDGIAGHVVLSGHQNAGQGGDTLTVSVTREKNGHSPTCIKIPVTRPPFPRGLIATEAFDCCPGPLEAPLSIPCDTLPGLLAHTQAVTARAHERFLELSAQNTQAMAEQLAVIAGAGSTGWHASTGLEPVCPLQEIPKIPEVFMDRNQCLEFAVGKAGNVLGPDFDIIDTYPVRVRLPNEPLMLVDRIVSVHGEKLSLTSGKVITQHDVHENAWYLDGGKAPVSISIEAGQADLFLCSWLGIDHVVKGKRKYRLLDAKVTFHRSLPVPGETIEYHIEIDRFLRQGDIYLFFFHYQGYINQLPFISMRDGCAGFFTEQEVENSGGIILKNEDKEMNVQGAPPAWFAPVKRLSLNDEQVDALRTGDLETAFGADFQGKRAGKNQWLPGGPMRLIHRVLDLDPTGGRFGMGRIIAQADIHPDDWFLTCHFIDDMVMPGTLMYECCAHTLRVFVQRMGWVLPDDGICYDVLEKNESDLKCRGPVTRATKKTLYDIEIKSIGYEPQPFVTADAHMFSDDLEIVFYKDMGIKLTGLTRQDLEAYWRKK
- the aroF gene encoding 3-deoxy-7-phosphoheptulonate synthase; this encodes MKLILESTITNAQQAAIDASLATDGCIVSRITDAGRRIIGITAARVKRNADAYADLDGVETAVPISTAHKLVSREFKAEDTLVKAGAVTVGGDRIAIIAGPCAVESRDQAMTIAREVKKYGAVLFRGGAYKPRSSPYSFQGLEEEGLKILAQVREETGLGVVTEMTSPAQAELMEKYVDVVQIGARNMQNFELLKCAGKMSKPVVLKRGLAATIQEWLMSAEYIAAGGNTNIILCERGIRTFEPYTRNTLDLSAIPVLKKLTHLPIVIDPSHATGIREKVAPMARAAVAAGADALMIEVHSDPDKALSDGPQSLYPEQFGNLTRDIYVIAPVVGKQLDFNYLKKKEFIPDTHTQNTAACAIIGEPGTYSHKACLSYFGNDVTPMTMMSFKEIFTAVKNNSASYGVVPVENSLSGSVHENYDLLQTHNLKIIGEMTIRIKHALITHPGVDVSAVKTILAPSHVIAQCQNYLVQMTATEILPVRTGVSAVKQTKELDPSVAAIGPAMAAEIFDMDVAHESIEDNPMNYTRFAVIAREFKGHKKADKTSIIFSTGNRPGALLEVMQIFSDHHINLVKLESRPVAGKPWEYLFYADLEADLDDTVSNPVLDALSKKVETLRVLGRY
- a CDS encoding phage holin family protein; the protein is MLINLLILSVAVFLVANFLPGIQVKHFGTAIMVAIVYSLINFFFGWLLILLSLPFIIITFGLFKLVINAVLLWLTDKMLDDFQIKDFFTTFIAALCITLVDSIIKWGMASM